The Impatiens glandulifera chromosome 3, dImpGla2.1, whole genome shotgun sequence genome contains a region encoding:
- the LOC124928915 gene encoding mushroom body large-type Kenyon cell-specific protein 1-like isoform X5 yields the protein MMGKKSKVELPEGWIESINASHGRKVKIYTNVETGKKFYAKTEVMRYINRNNITQESPQQPAQWSSPQQPTPLQQVQWSPPQQPTPLQPTPLQQVRWSTPPQTSQQERVTTEDEANNGTLPTNEMLDGLPSGWRIEVKSCKSGAHKGREYKSYVDPSTGRKFYSKPEVLQYLKSVEHGDMTFNRKKRKRGPKNSSPGKPNEPVDDSPSKQKPDDSISKEMNTADATPSELTERTDASLDNENRTPGWLPSGWKIELKTKKKGNKYKCFIDPTTGFKFYSKPEVLMFLNGGERVAWSRKKNFFSHRKPTKKVTIERSTPDKLPSGWIKEIKIQTEGNNIRKDPYYTDPVSGYVFRSQTDALRYLETGDINICAIRPKKRDELDWLNGDINSSTAAGSQKSQDEDTKRKLFEGKQTSISGSLETKSTKRSTRQSLLRSSENNEKETPEGNLEEERPKNDPHPKSMASGITEAKTELPAVDGNQRRGRKKAYTGTMKRKTNLPCRSSKRLSASKTGTIEEEPVQTEPETNSVKPSLAETLNEALGIEEEDVVEEAAVENNPNPYPSPNVPIKETYNKRVENNNNNQEQQQKQQQQQQQQQQQQQQQQQQQQQQQQKQQQQQKQQQQQQQQQQQQQQEQQQQQQEVDLYHQLGGSSSISISSSWPEMTKEPTWLMNPPPLDFSFKTTLGSNADEQGPVVQDYFQQEADAANKKVDLGAPGFTSFNFFQGNAAAPAPYNFLQTSPSISISSQSPPANPLFYSGIMPPPHQSPQNLMFPPASNNTQNHQSPSHPMYPHGGFGFGFQ from the exons TATGCGCTATATTAACAGGAACAACATTACACAAGAGAGTCCTCAACAACCGGCTCAATGGAGCTCTCCTCAACAGCCAACTCCTCTACAACAGGTTCAGTGGAGCCCTCCTCAACAGCCAACTCCTCTACAGCCAACTCCACTACAACAGGTTCGGTGGAGCACTCCGCCACAGACAAGTCAGCAAGAGAGGGTGACCACAGAAGATGAAGCTAATAACGGAACATTGCCA ACAAATGAAATGCTGGACGGGTTGCCTTCTGGATGGAGAATCGAGGTCAAATCTTGTAAGAGTGGTGCACATAAAGGGAGAGAGTACAAG TCATACGTTGATCCATCAACTGGTCGGAAATTCTATTCAAAGCCGGAAGTGTTGCAGTATCTCAAAAGTGTAGAACATGGGGACATGACATTCAacagaaagaaaagaaaacgtGGTCCTAAAAATAGCTCTCCAGGCAAACCAAACGAACCAGTAGATGACTCACCTAGCAAACAGAAGCCAGATGATTCAATTAGCAAAGAAATGAACACCGCAGATGCTACTCCTTCTGAATTGACTGAGAGGACAGATGCTTCTCTTGACAAT GAAAATCGAACTCCTGGATGGCTGCCTTCTGGATGGAAAATAGAGTTGAAGACTAAAAAGAAGGGTAACAAATACAAG TGCTTTATTGATCCAACAACAGGGTTCAAATTCTATTCTAAGCCAGAagttttgatgtttttaaatgGGGGAGAGCGTGTTGCGTGGTCAAGGAAAAAGAattttttctctcatcgaaAACCAACAAAAAAG GTTACTATTGAGCGGAGCACACCTGATAAGCTTCCTTCAGGTTGGATAAAGGAGATCAAGATTCAAACGGAAGGAAACAACATCAGAAAAGATCCG TACTACACAGATCCTGTAAGTGGATATGTATTTCGTTCTCAAACTGATGCGCTGCGCTATCTGGAAACTGGAGACATCAATATATGTGCAATCAGACCAAAGAAAAGGGATGAATTGGATTGGCTAAATGGAGATATCAAT TCTTCAACGGCAGCTGGTAGTCAGAAATCGCAGGATGAAGATACTAAGAGAAAGCTTTTCGAAG GTAAACAAACTTCAATCTCAGGTAGTTTGGAAACAAAGAGTACCAAGCGATCCACAAGACAAAGCCTGCTCAGATCCTCTGAAAACAATGAGAAGGAAACTCCTGAAGGCAATTTGGAAGAGGAGAGGCCTAAAAATGACCCACACCCAAAATCTATGGCCTCAGGGATAACAGAAGCCAAGACTGAACTGCCGGCAGTGGATGGGAATCAAAGGAGAGGCAGAAAGAAAGCTTATACTGGTActatgaaaagaaaaacaaatttgcCTTGTCGTTCTTCAAAACGACTCTCGGCCTCCAAAACAGGAACAATTGAGGAGGAGCCGGTTCAAACAGAACCTGAAACTAATAGTGTGAAACCATCTCTGGCTGAGACACTGAATGAGGCATTGGGAATTGAAGAGGAGGATGTAGTGGAAGAAGCTGCTGTTGAAAATAATCCTAATCCTTATCCAAGTCCAAATGTACCAATAAAAGAAACTTACAACAAAAGGGTGgagaacaacaacaacaaccaggAGCAGCAAcagaagcagcagcagcagcagcagcagcagcagcagcagcagcagcagcagcagcaacagcaGCAACAGCAGCAACAGAAGCAACAGCAGCAACAGAAGCAACAGCAACAGCAgcaacagcagcagcagcagcaacaacaggagcagcagcagcagcagcaagaGGTGGACCTCTATCATCAATTAGGAGGATCatcatcaatatcaatatcaTCATCCTGGCCTGAGATGACTAAGGAACCAACTTGGCTAATGAATCCTCCCCCACTAGATTTCTCATTCAAGACTACTCTGGGAAGCAACGCCGACGAACAAGGCCCCGTTGTTCAGGATTACTTCCAACAAGAAGCTGATGCTGCAAATAAGAAAGTGGACTTGGGTGCGCCAGGTTTTACTTCGTTCAACTTTTTTCAAGGAAATGCTGCTGCCCCCGCCCCCTACAACTTTCTTCAGACCAGTCCGTCCATTAGTATCAGTAGCCAATCACCACCTGCAAATCCATTGTTCTACTCTGGAATTATGCCACCACCTCATCAGTCACCCCAAAATCTTATGTTCCCTCCTGCTAGTAACAACACTCAAAACCATCAGTCCCCTTCACATCCCATGTACCCACATGGCGGTTTTGGTTTCGGTTTCCAGTAG